The proteins below are encoded in one region of Salvelinus alpinus chromosome 27, SLU_Salpinus.1, whole genome shotgun sequence:
- the ripply2 gene encoding protein ripply2 produces the protein MENIISHCGLTGAITGGNSVQQPANLWRPWDAKVGKECRDATHMPYTKTIGGFPDTKHCKSPQITHPVKLFWPKSRCFDYLYQDAEMLLRNYPVQATICLYEDSSSDDDEDDSDDDEEEDSVKELNLKKALSLQLKKR, from the exons ATGGAGAATATCATCTCTCATTGTGGATTAACTGGCGCAATCACCGGAGGAAACTCTGTTCAACAGCCCGCTAATTTGTGGAGACCTTGGGATGCCAAAGTAGGCAAGGAATGCAGGGACGCGACACACATG CCTTACACAAAGACCATTGGAGGATTTCCAGACACCAAACACTGCAAGAGTCCTCAGATCACTCACCCAGTAAA GTTGTTCTGGCCCAAATCGAGATGCTTCGATTATCTGTACCAGGATGCAGAGATGCTTCTGCGCAACTACCCAGTCCAAGCAACGATCTGCCTCTACGAAGACTCGAgcagtgatgatgatgaggacGATAGTGATGATGACGAGGAAGAAGACAGCGTGAAGGAGCTGAATCTAAAAAAAGCCCTTTCTCTCCAATTGAAAAAACGCTGA